Proteins encoded by one window of Nocardioides euryhalodurans:
- a CDS encoding ATP-binding protein: MSENGRRWAGPAAVAVALLGVYVAGTSAVLFRPEGSDVAFWWPAAGISVALVALVPRRHVLPVVLGIFAVSLAANLSGGQTADLSLAYSIANAAEALVAGMLLKGPDGRLVTLGHLSDFVRLVVAAVVGALVVGVLGALAAYALDDGSLPTTLRNIFTSHMAATMVIVPVAMTWRQRTSEAPRLEFAIQVLWLAAVTCALFIPVHSYPLSFALLPILVWAGLRLSPRAVTIELLVTCLVAILLTGQGRGPFGDTGPAGAISLELAAPLVQGFILAGALVVLPLTMAVTQRRLALEVLTERERLFRRNFTESMTGMLLLSLRGDRLEIVDANETALQLLDDGRTRVVGRYLDRVLSGPSTLRSVVREMVGGDLDGWRGQVSVPHRPTSHVKIAISPLTRGADATFSAQLLDVSAEYAALARTAAAERLTSATLDTTHCIILVCDMDGTVVRANRATSTLTGFHEDEVLGRPVWESIIPPHRVPIVRSMFSSPDGSAIPGSREADVQTAAGDVLRIVWNTDLVRDEDGTPRYAVMTGIDVTTERTTAGLMNTLFQAGMSTAIIGMDGRGRITLFNSGAQALLGWTTEQVRGRQFTDLLDPTEMAERTADAHGSGWSALTSTIGEERESQVDDWTWLTAGGSRRTVSMTLSGGGSEFGPQAGYLVVGRDVTEQRHSQMMLMAALEKERTASERLRQLDAAKNEFVSTVSHELRTPVTSIVGYTELLADGSPVEPDPQQVPLLDTIARNGHRLISLCNDLLTLAGLDSDGPAWNRAPIDVRDLVTQAEDSLRPMVRDRHLKLSFVVPEQPVVVVGDAIQLERVLLNLLSNALKFTPDGGLVTTSLEVRDGEAWLLVVDTGIGIPHEEQEGLFQKFFRASTAQDLAIQGTGLGLSIVAGILAVHGGRIGVESAPGEGTTFTVRLPLQDG, translated from the coding sequence ATGAGCGAGAACGGCCGGCGCTGGGCCGGGCCGGCAGCCGTGGCAGTGGCGCTGCTGGGCGTGTACGTCGCCGGCACCAGCGCCGTGCTGTTCCGTCCCGAGGGCAGCGACGTCGCCTTCTGGTGGCCGGCCGCCGGCATCTCGGTCGCACTGGTCGCGCTGGTCCCCCGTCGGCACGTGCTGCCGGTCGTGCTCGGGATCTTCGCGGTCTCCCTGGCCGCCAACCTGAGCGGTGGCCAGACCGCGGACCTCTCGCTCGCCTACAGCATCGCCAACGCCGCCGAGGCCCTCGTGGCCGGGATGCTGCTCAAGGGTCCCGACGGCCGGCTGGTCACGCTGGGCCACCTCTCCGACTTCGTCCGCCTCGTCGTCGCGGCAGTGGTCGGCGCCCTGGTCGTCGGCGTGCTGGGGGCGCTGGCGGCGTACGCCCTCGACGACGGCTCGCTGCCCACGACGCTGCGCAACATCTTCACCTCCCACATGGCCGCCACCATGGTGATCGTCCCGGTGGCGATGACCTGGCGGCAGCGCACCTCGGAGGCGCCGCGGCTGGAGTTCGCGATCCAGGTGCTGTGGCTCGCGGCCGTCACCTGTGCCCTGTTCATCCCGGTCCACTCCTACCCGCTGTCCTTCGCGCTGCTGCCGATCCTGGTGTGGGCGGGGCTGCGGCTCTCCCCGCGCGCGGTGACGATCGAGCTGCTCGTCACCTGCCTGGTGGCGATCCTGCTCACCGGTCAGGGCCGCGGTCCTTTCGGCGACACGGGGCCCGCGGGCGCGATCTCGCTGGAGCTCGCCGCACCCCTGGTCCAGGGCTTCATCCTCGCCGGGGCGCTGGTGGTGCTTCCCCTCACGATGGCCGTCACCCAGCGCCGGCTCGCCCTCGAGGTGCTCACCGAGCGCGAACGGCTGTTCCGCCGCAACTTCACCGAGTCGATGACCGGCATGCTCCTGCTGAGCCTGCGCGGCGACCGGCTGGAGATCGTGGACGCCAACGAGACCGCCCTGCAGCTCCTCGACGACGGCCGGACCCGCGTGGTGGGGCGCTACCTCGACCGGGTCCTCAGCGGTCCCTCCACCCTGCGCAGCGTGGTCCGCGAGATGGTCGGCGGCGACCTCGACGGATGGCGCGGGCAGGTGTCGGTACCGCACCGGCCGACCAGCCACGTCAAGATCGCGATCTCGCCGCTCACCCGCGGTGCGGACGCGACCTTCTCCGCCCAGCTGCTCGACGTCAGCGCCGAGTACGCCGCCCTCGCCCGCACCGCGGCCGCCGAGCGGCTCACCAGCGCCACCTTGGACACCACGCACTGCATCATCCTGGTCTGCGACATGGACGGGACGGTGGTCCGCGCCAACCGGGCGACGAGCACCCTGACGGGGTTCCACGAGGACGAGGTGCTGGGCCGACCGGTCTGGGAGTCGATCATCCCGCCCCACCGGGTGCCGATCGTGCGCAGCATGTTCAGCTCCCCCGACGGGTCGGCGATCCCGGGGTCCCGCGAGGCCGACGTCCAGACCGCGGCCGGCGACGTGCTGCGAATCGTGTGGAACACCGACCTGGTCCGCGACGAGGACGGCACTCCCCGCTACGCCGTGATGACCGGCATCGACGTCACCACCGAGCGGACCACGGCCGGGCTGATGAACACCCTCTTCCAGGCCGGCATGTCGACGGCGATCATCGGCATGGACGGCCGCGGCCGGATCACCCTCTTCAACTCCGGCGCGCAGGCCCTGCTGGGCTGGACCACCGAGCAGGTGCGAGGCCGCCAGTTCACCGACCTGCTCGATCCCACCGAGATGGCCGAGCGGACCGCCGACGCGCACGGCAGCGGCTGGAGCGCCCTCACCTCGACCATCGGCGAGGAGCGGGAGTCGCAGGTCGACGACTGGACCTGGCTGACGGCCGGCGGGTCACGGCGTACGGTCTCGATGACGCTCAGCGGCGGTGGCAGCGAGTTCGGGCCGCAGGCCGGCTACCTCGTGGTCGGCCGCGACGTGACCGAGCAGCGGCACAGCCAGATGATGCTGATGGCGGCCCTCGAGAAGGAGCGGACCGCCTCCGAGCGGCTACGACAGCTCGACGCCGCCAAGAACGAGTTCGTCTCGACCGTCAGCCACGAGCTGCGCACGCCGGTGACGAGCATCGTCGGCTACACCGAGCTGCTCGCCGACGGCTCCCCCGTCGAGCCCGATCCGCAGCAGGTCCCGCTGCTCGACACGATCGCCCGCAACGGCCACCGGCTGATCTCGCTGTGCAACGACCTGCTCACGCTCGCCGGGCTCGACTCCGACGGCCCCGCCTGGAACCGTGCCCCGATCGACGTCCGCGACCTCGTCACCCAGGCCGAGGACTCGCTGCGGCCGATGGTGCGCGACCGTCACCTCAAGCTCTCGTTCGTCGTGCCGGAGCAGCCGGTCGTCGTGGTCGGCGACGCGATCCAGCTCGAGCGGGTCCTGCTCAACCTGCTCAGCAACGCCCTGAAGTTCACCCCTGACGGCGGGCTCGTGACGACCTCGCTGGAGGTGCGCGACGGGGAGGCGTGGCTGCTCGTCGTCGACACGGGGATCGGCATCCCCCACGAGGAGCAGGAAGGGCTGTTCCAGAAGTTCTTCCGCGCCTCCACCGCCCAGGACCTCGCCATCCAGGGCACAGGCCTCGGCCTGTCGATCGTGGCGGGGATCCTCGCCGTGCACGGCGGCCGGATCGGCGTCGAGTCGGCCCCCGGCGAGGGGACGACCTTCACCGTCCGCCTGCCGTTGCAGGACGGCTGA
- the recO gene encoding DNA repair protein RecO: protein MPLYRDEAVVLRTHKLGEADRIITLLTRQHGLVRAVAKGVRRTTSRWGSRLEPFTHVDLQLAEGRSLDTITQAETLTPFPSRLGHDYDRYTAGTVMLETAERLVTEEKQPSVQQFLLLVGGLRAMGGGEHPAGQVLDSYLLRSLAVAGYAPSFDHCARCGDPGPHRWFSPASGGVLCGDCRVPGSAGPAAETLSLLGALLAGDWPAVHAADPRHLREASGLVAAYLAWHLERGLRSWEYVER, encoded by the coding sequence GTGCCCCTCTACCGAGACGAGGCGGTCGTCCTCCGGACCCACAAGCTGGGGGAGGCCGACCGGATCATCACCCTGCTGACCCGTCAGCACGGGCTGGTCCGCGCGGTCGCCAAGGGGGTCCGGCGCACGACCTCCCGCTGGGGCTCCCGGCTGGAGCCGTTCACCCACGTCGACCTGCAGCTGGCCGAGGGCCGAAGCCTCGACACCATCACGCAGGCCGAGACGCTGACGCCGTTCCCCTCACGGCTGGGGCACGACTACGACCGCTACACCGCCGGCACCGTCATGCTCGAGACCGCCGAGCGCCTGGTCACCGAGGAGAAGCAGCCCTCGGTCCAGCAGTTCCTGCTGCTCGTGGGCGGGCTCCGCGCGATGGGCGGTGGCGAGCACCCCGCGGGTCAGGTGCTCGACTCCTACCTCCTGCGGTCCCTGGCCGTCGCGGGCTACGCCCCCTCCTTCGACCACTGCGCACGCTGTGGGGACCCGGGTCCGCACCGCTGGTTCAGCCCCGCGTCGGGCGGGGTGCTGTGCGGTGACTGCCGGGTGCCCGGCTCGGCAGGGCCCGCCGCCGAGACGCTGTCGCTGCTCGGCGCGCTGCTCGCCGGTGACTGGCCGGCCGTGCACGCCGCCGACCCGCGCCACCTTCGCGAGGCCAGCGGCCTCGTCGCCGCCTACCTCGCCTGGCACCTCGAGCGCGGCCTGCGGTCGTGGGAGTACGTCGAGCGGTGA
- the leuA gene encoding 2-isopropylmalate synthase, with the protein MTHHDVPRLHRSAHAQRDSGMPIGRYHPFEPVDLPDRTWPGQQVTRAPRWLSTDLRDGNQALIDPMTPARKMTMFDLLVSMGYKEIEVGFPSASQTDFDFVRQLIEQDRVPEDVTISVLTQAREDLIERTVHSLVGVHHANIHLYNALAPLFRRVVFHAGRDEVKDIAVRGTELVMKHSENVLGSTLIGYEYSPEIFTGTELPFSVEVCEAVSDVWQPDDDREIILNLPATVEMSTPNVYADQIEWFCRQLTRREQTTVSLHPHNDRGTAVAATELAMMAGADRVEGCLFGHGERTGNVCLVTLGMNLFSQGIDPQVDFSDIDEIRRTVEYCTQLPVHPRHPYAGDLVYTAFSGSHQDAIKKGLEDLDKRARDAGVPVEQVDWEAPYLPIDPKDVGRSYEAVIRVNSQSGKGGVAYILKAEHKLDLPRRAQIEFSRVVQERTDADGGEMTSDQIWEVFRSEYLAREEPLRLDSVHTSSAAGEKDALTVNVHVEGELRTLEGVGNGPIAAFVDALNGLPQGYDVRVLDYAEHALSSGGDAVAAAYVECAITTAEGETEVLWGVGIDANIVTASLQAVIGAVNRSAGRG; encoded by the coding sequence ATGACCCACCACGACGTACCCCGCCTGCACCGTTCCGCCCATGCCCAGCGTGACTCGGGCATGCCGATCGGTCGCTACCACCCCTTCGAGCCCGTCGACCTCCCCGACCGGACCTGGCCCGGGCAGCAGGTCACCCGCGCTCCGCGCTGGCTCTCGACGGACCTGCGCGACGGCAACCAGGCGCTGATCGACCCGATGACGCCCGCACGCAAGATGACGATGTTCGACCTGCTCGTCTCGATGGGCTACAAGGAGATCGAGGTCGGCTTCCCGAGCGCCAGCCAGACCGACTTCGACTTCGTCCGGCAGCTCATCGAGCAGGACCGGGTCCCCGAGGACGTCACCATCTCGGTCCTCACCCAGGCCCGCGAGGACCTCATCGAGCGGACGGTCCACAGCCTGGTCGGCGTCCACCACGCCAACATCCACCTCTACAACGCCCTCGCGCCGCTCTTCCGGCGCGTGGTCTTCCACGCCGGCCGCGACGAGGTGAAGGACATCGCCGTCCGCGGCACCGAGCTCGTCATGAAGCACAGCGAGAACGTGCTCGGCTCGACCCTGATCGGCTACGAGTACAGCCCCGAGATCTTCACCGGCACCGAGCTGCCCTTCAGCGTCGAGGTGTGCGAGGCGGTCTCCGACGTCTGGCAGCCCGACGACGACCGCGAGATCATCCTCAACCTCCCCGCCACGGTCGAGATGTCGACGCCCAACGTCTACGCCGACCAGATCGAGTGGTTCTGCCGGCAGCTGACCCGCCGCGAGCAGACCACCGTGTCGCTGCACCCCCACAACGACCGCGGTACGGCGGTCGCCGCGACCGAGCTGGCGATGATGGCCGGCGCCGACCGGGTCGAGGGCTGCCTCTTCGGGCACGGCGAGCGCACCGGCAACGTCTGCCTGGTCACGCTCGGCATGAACCTCTTCAGCCAGGGCATCGACCCGCAGGTCGACTTCTCCGACATCGACGAGATCCGCCGGACGGTCGAGTACTGCACGCAGCTGCCCGTCCACCCGCGGCACCCCTACGCGGGAGACCTCGTCTACACCGCGTTCTCCGGGTCGCACCAGGACGCCATCAAGAAGGGGCTGGAGGACCTCGACAAGCGGGCCCGCGACGCCGGTGTCCCTGTCGAGCAGGTCGACTGGGAGGCGCCGTACCTCCCGATCGACCCGAAGGACGTGGGCCGCTCCTACGAGGCGGTGATCCGCGTCAACAGCCAGTCGGGCAAGGGCGGCGTCGCCTACATCCTCAAGGCCGAGCACAAGCTGGACCTGCCCCGCCGGGCGCAGATCGAGTTCAGCCGCGTCGTGCAGGAGCGCACCGACGCCGACGGCGGCGAGATGACCTCGGACCAGATCTGGGAGGTCTTCCGCTCCGAGTACCTGGCGCGCGAGGAGCCGCTCCGGCTCGACTCGGTCCACACCTCCAGCGCCGCGGGGGAGAAGGACGCGCTCACCGTCAACGTCCACGTGGAGGGCGAGCTGCGGACCCTCGAGGGCGTCGGCAACGGCCCGATCGCGGCCTTCGTCGACGCACTCAACGGTCTCCCCCAGGGCTACGACGTCCGCGTCCTCGACTACGCCGAGCACGCCCTCTCCTCGGGCGGCGACGCGGTCGCCGCGGCGTACGTCGAGTGCGCGATCACCACCGCGGAGGGCGAGACCGAGGTGCTGTGGGGCGTCGGGATCGACGCCAACATCGTCACCGCGTCGCTGCAGGCCGTGATCGGCGCCGTCAACCGGAGCGCCGGCCGCGGCTGA
- a CDS encoding alpha/beta fold hydrolase, translating to MLVSERIGQFFLDSDAGRDRLEYTEYGSGDRWVVLLHGQLMPRRMCQPLARTLASQGLHVVTLDLLGHGRSDRPEDPLVYSMTAFGGQVLALLDHLGADQAVVGGTSLGANVSLEVASLAPDRVRGLLLEMPVLDNAVEAGIMAFAPLMFAARFLPVTVTALRLLTRPVPRGLVPFWVGIGLDTCDQRPGSVAAVVHGIFFGRVAPSSRERRAITAPALVVGHPSDPIHPAADAAMLAEEMPYAEFVRATSILEWRRRPERLDRRAVEFALACWEPAQEDDLTRPRQRRPQG from the coding sequence ATGTTGGTGTCCGAACGGATCGGCCAGTTCTTCCTCGACAGCGATGCGGGGCGCGACCGGCTGGAGTACACCGAGTACGGCTCCGGCGACCGGTGGGTGGTGCTGCTCCATGGGCAGCTGATGCCGCGCCGGATGTGCCAGCCGCTCGCGCGCACGCTCGCCTCCCAGGGCCTCCACGTCGTCACCCTGGACCTGCTCGGCCACGGACGCTCCGACCGGCCGGAGGACCCGCTCGTCTACTCGATGACCGCGTTCGGCGGGCAGGTGCTCGCCCTGCTCGACCACCTCGGCGCCGACCAGGCCGTCGTGGGCGGGACCTCGCTCGGGGCCAACGTCTCCCTCGAGGTCGCCAGCCTCGCGCCGGACCGGGTCCGTGGCCTGCTGCTCGAGATGCCGGTCCTCGACAACGCGGTGGAGGCGGGGATCATGGCCTTCGCACCCCTGATGTTCGCCGCGCGGTTCCTGCCGGTGACGGTCACGGCGCTGCGGCTCCTGACGCGTCCGGTGCCGCGGGGCCTGGTGCCGTTCTGGGTCGGGATCGGGCTCGACACCTGCGACCAGCGGCCGGGGTCGGTCGCGGCCGTGGTGCACGGCATCTTCTTCGGTCGCGTGGCCCCGTCCTCGCGGGAGCGTCGGGCCATCACGGCGCCCGCGCTTGTGGTCGGCCACCCGTCCGACCCGATCCACCCGGCCGCGGACGCGGCCATGCTGGCCGAGGAGATGCCGTACGCCGAGTTCGTCCGCGCGACCAGCATCCTGGAGTGGCGTCGGCGGCCCGAGCGCCTCGACCGCCGCGCCGTCGAGTTCGCCCTCGCCTGCTGGGAGCCCGCCCAGGAGGACGACCTGACACGGCCCCGGCAGCGGCGCCCGCAGGGCTGA